A region from the Citrobacter telavivensis genome encodes:
- the pgpB gene encoding phosphatidylglycerophosphatase B, with amino-acid sequence MLSIAKRTAAGAGLLLIMPVAVWVSGWRWQPGQDSGWLKVMYWITETVTQPWGIITHVILCGWFLWCLRFRLKAAVMLFTILAGAILMGQGVKSWVKDQVQEPRPFVIWLEKTHHIPVDEFYTLKRKDRSDLVKAQLSTQQNIPLFLRQHWQKETGFAFPSGHTMFAASWALLAVGLLWPRRRTMTIALLLVWATGVMGSRMLLGMHWPRDLVVATLISWALVTLATWLAQRFCGPLMPPPEERQEIVEREQNG; translated from the coding sequence ATGCTGTCGATTGCAAAGCGTACTGCGGCTGGTGCGGGATTATTGCTGATTATGCCCGTTGCCGTGTGGGTGTCCGGCTGGCGCTGGCAACCGGGTCAGGATTCCGGATGGCTAAAAGTGATGTACTGGATAACGGAAACGGTCACCCAACCGTGGGGCATTATCACGCATGTCATTCTTTGCGGCTGGTTCCTCTGGTGCTTACGCTTTCGCCTTAAAGCAGCAGTGATGCTTTTTACCATTCTGGCGGGTGCTATCCTGATGGGTCAGGGCGTCAAGTCGTGGGTTAAGGACCAGGTACAGGAACCTCGTCCTTTCGTGATATGGCTGGAAAAAACGCATCATATCCCGGTTGATGAGTTCTACACTTTAAAACGTAAGGATCGCAGTGACCTGGTGAAGGCGCAACTCTCAACCCAGCAGAATATTCCGCTGTTTTTACGCCAGCACTGGCAAAAAGAGACCGGGTTTGCGTTTCCGTCCGGTCACACGATGTTTGCCGCAAGCTGGGCGCTGCTCGCCGTGGGGTTATTGTGGCCGCGCCGGCGGACAATGACGATTGCCCTTTTGCTGGTGTGGGCGACGGGCGTCATGGGCAGTCGTATGCTGTTGGGCATGCACTGGCCGCGCGATCTGGTGGTCGCGACGCTGATCTCCTGGGCGCTGGTAACGCTGGCGACCTGGCTTGCGCAGCGGTTCTGCGGGCCGCTCATGCCGCCGCCGGAAGAAAGGCAGGAGATTGTCGAACGCGAGCAAAACGGCTGA
- the ribA gene encoding GTP cyclohydrolase II — MQLKRVAEAKLPTPWGDFLMVGFEELATGHDHVALVYGDISGQTPVLARVHSECLTGDALFSLRCDCGFQLEAALTHIAEEGRGILLYHRQEGRNIGLLNKIRAYALQDQGYDTVEANHQLGFAADERDFTLCADMFKLLGVDEVRLLTNNPKKVEILSEAGINIVERVPLIVGRNPNNEHYLDTKAAKMGHLLSK, encoded by the coding sequence ATGCAGCTTAAACGAGTGGCAGAAGCCAAACTGCCAACCCCATGGGGCGATTTCCTGATGGTGGGATTTGAAGAACTGGCAACCGGGCACGATCACGTCGCGTTAGTGTATGGTGATATTTCTGGTCAGACGCCGGTTCTGGCCCGTGTCCATTCAGAATGTCTGACGGGCGATGCCCTGTTCAGTCTGCGCTGCGACTGTGGTTTTCAGCTGGAAGCCGCCCTGACGCATATCGCGGAAGAAGGACGCGGAATTCTGCTTTATCATCGTCAGGAAGGACGTAACATTGGCCTTCTCAATAAGATTCGCGCCTACGCGTTGCAGGACCAGGGCTACGACACCGTAGAGGCCAATCATCAGTTGGGTTTTGCCGCAGATGAACGTGATTTCACCCTCTGCGCCGATATGTTCAAGCTGCTGGGCGTTGATGAAGTGCGTCTGCTCACCAATAACCCGAAGAAAGTCGAAATTCTCAGTGAAGCGGGAATTAATATTGTGGAGCGGGTCCCGCTGATTGTTGGCCGTAATCCCAATAATGAACATTATCTGGATACCAAAGCCGCCAAGATGGGCCACCTGTTGAGTAAATAA
- the cysB gene encoding HTH-type transcriptional regulator CysB, with translation MKLQQLRYIVEVVNHNLNVSSTAEGLYTSQPGISKQVRMLEDELGIQIFARSGKHLTQVTPAGQEIIRIAREVLSKVDAIKSVAGEHTWPDKGSLYIATTHTQARYALPNVIKGFIERYPRVSLHMHQGSPTQIAEAVSKGNADFAIATEALHLYDDLVMLPCYHWNRSIVVTPEHPLANKASVSIEELAQYPLVTYTFGFTGRSELDTAFNRAGLTPRIVFTATDADVIKTYVRLGLGVGVIASMAVDPLSDPDLVRVDAHDVFSHSTTKIGFRRSTFLRSYMYDFIQRFAPHLTRDVVDTAVALRSNEEIEEMFKDIKLPEK, from the coding sequence ATGAAATTACAGCAGCTTCGCTACATCGTTGAGGTGGTTAACCACAACCTTAACGTCTCCTCCACCGCGGAAGGACTTTATACCTCGCAGCCGGGTATCAGTAAGCAGGTCCGCATGCTGGAAGATGAACTTGGCATCCAGATTTTTGCCCGTAGCGGTAAGCATCTGACTCAGGTGACGCCAGCAGGCCAGGAGATAATCCGCATTGCGCGCGAAGTGCTCTCCAAAGTGGATGCGATAAAGTCGGTTGCCGGTGAGCATACCTGGCCGGATAAAGGCTCACTTTATATCGCGACGACGCATACTCAGGCACGTTATGCGTTGCCGAACGTGATTAAAGGTTTTATAGAGCGCTATCCGCGCGTGTCGTTGCATATGCATCAGGGATCGCCGACGCAGATTGCTGAGGCGGTTTCGAAAGGTAATGCCGATTTTGCCATCGCTACGGAAGCGCTGCATCTGTATGACGATCTGGTGATGTTGCCATGCTATCACTGGAATCGCTCGATTGTGGTGACGCCCGAACATCCGCTCGCCAATAAAGCCTCAGTGTCTATTGAAGAACTGGCGCAGTATCCGTTGGTGACGTACACCTTTGGCTTTACCGGTCGTTCCGAACTGGATACCGCCTTTAACCGCGCAGGGCTGACGCCACGTATTGTTTTCACGGCGACTGATGCGGATGTGATCAAAACCTACGTGCGTTTAGGCTTAGGGGTAGGGGTGATCGCCAGCATGGCGGTTGATCCACTGTCGGACCCGGATCTGGTTCGCGTGGATGCGCACGATGTCTTCAGCCACAGCACGACCAAAATCGGTTTCCGTCGCAGCACGTTCCTGCGCAGTTACATGTATGATTTCATTCAACGTTTCGCACCGCATTTGACGCGTGACGTGGTGGATACCGCCGTGGCATTGCGCTCGAATGAAGAAATTGAAGAGATGTTTAAAGATATAAAATTGCCTGAAAAGTAA
- a CDS encoding YmiA family putative membrane protein has translation MISDVDCMRLAMPSENQEPRRDPEMKRKAWLAVFLGSALFWVVIALLIWNAWG, from the coding sequence ATGATAAGTGATGTCGATTGTATGAGGTTAGCAATGCCGTCTGAAAACCAGGAACCACGTCGGGACCCTGAGATGAAACGCAAAGCATGGCTTGCGGTTTTCCTGGGCTCAGCGCTGTTTTGGGTCGTGATTGCACTGTTGATCTGGAATGCCTGGGGGTAA
- a CDS encoding DUF2498 family protein yields MRKETQPIDRETLLIEANKIIREHEDTLAGIVATGVTQRNGVLVFSGDYFLDEQGLPTPKSTAVFNMFKHLAHVLSEKYHLID; encoded by the coding sequence ATGCGCAAAGAGACACAACCTATCGATCGCGAAACGCTGTTGATTGAAGCCAACAAAATCATTCGTGAGCATGAAGATACGCTGGCCGGCATTGTTGCCACCGGTGTAACCCAGCGAAATGGGGTGTTGGTCTTCAGTGGGGATTACTTTTTAGACGAGCAAGGTTTACCCACGCCAAAGAGCACTGCCGTGTTCAATATGTTTAAACATCTGGCGCATGTGCTTTCTGAAAAGTATCACCTGATCGATTAA
- the topA gene encoding type I DNA topoisomerase: protein MGKALVIVESPAKAKTINKYLGNDYVVKSSVGHIRDLPTSGSAAKKSADSTSTKTAKKPKKDERGALVNRMGVDPWHNWDAHYEVLPGKEKVVSELKQLAEKADHIYLATDLDREGEAIAWHLREVIGGDESRYSRVVFNEITKNAIRQAFEKPGELNIDRVNAQQARRFMDRVVGYMVSPLLWKKIARGLSAGRVQSVAVRLVVEREREIKAFVPEEFWEIDANTTTPSGDALPLQVTHQNDKPFRPVNREQTLAAVSLLEKARYSVLEREDKPTSSKPGAPFITSTLQQAASTRLGFGVKKTMMMAQRLYEAGYITYMRTDSTNLSQDAVNMVRGYIGDNFGKKYLPESPNQYASKENSQEAHEAIRPSDVSVLAETLKDMEADAQKLYQLIWRQFVACQMTPAQYDSTTLTVGAGDFRLKARGRILRFDGWTKVMPALRKGDEDRTLPAVNKGDALSLVELTPAQHFTKPPARFSEASLVKELEKRGIGRPSTYASIISTIQDRGYVRVENRRFYAEKMGEIVTDRLEENFRELMNYDFTAQMENSLDQVANHETEWKGVLDNFFSDFTQQLDKAEKDPEEGGMRPNQMVLTSIDCPTCGRKMGIRTASTGVFLGCSGYALSPKERCKTTINLVPENEVLNVLEGDDAETNALRAKRRCQKCGTAMDSYLIDPKRKLHVCGNNPTCDGYEIEEGEFRIKGYDGPIVECEKCGSEMHLKMGRFGKYMACTNDECKNTRKILRNGEVAPPKEDPVPLPELPCEKSDAYFVLRDGAAGVFLAANTFPKSRETRAPLVEELFRFRDRLPEKLRYLADAPQQDPEGNKTLVRFSRKTKQQYVAAEKDGKATGWSAFFVDGKWVEGKK from the coding sequence ATGGGTAAAGCTCTTGTCATCGTTGAGTCCCCGGCAAAAGCCAAAACGATCAACAAGTATCTGGGTAATGACTACGTGGTTAAGTCCAGCGTTGGTCATATCCGTGATTTGCCGACCAGTGGCTCAGCAGCTAAAAAGAGCGCCGACTCTACCTCCACCAAAACGGCTAAAAAGCCCAAAAAGGATGAACGTGGCGCGCTCGTCAACCGTATGGGGGTTGATCCGTGGCACAACTGGGACGCGCACTATGAGGTGCTGCCCGGTAAAGAGAAGGTCGTCTCTGAACTGAAACAACTGGCTGAAAAAGCCGACCACATCTATCTCGCAACCGACCTTGACCGCGAAGGGGAAGCCATTGCATGGCACCTGCGGGAAGTGATCGGTGGTGATGAGTCGCGTTACAGTCGCGTGGTGTTTAACGAAATTACGAAGAATGCGATTCGTCAGGCATTTGAAAAGCCGGGCGAACTGAACATTGATCGAGTAAACGCTCAGCAGGCGCGTCGCTTTATGGACCGCGTGGTGGGGTATATGGTCTCGCCGCTGTTGTGGAAGAAGATTGCCCGCGGCCTGTCAGCTGGTCGCGTACAGTCCGTGGCGGTGCGTCTGGTCGTTGAGCGTGAGCGCGAAATTAAAGCGTTTGTTCCGGAAGAGTTCTGGGAAATTGACGCCAACACCACTACGCCTTCCGGCGACGCGCTGCCCTTGCAGGTGACCCATCAGAACGATAAGCCGTTCCGTCCGGTGAATCGCGAGCAGACGCTTGCGGCGGTGAGCCTGCTGGAGAAAGCGCGCTACAGCGTTCTGGAACGTGAAGACAAGCCGACCAGCAGCAAGCCGGGCGCGCCGTTTATCACCTCCACCCTGCAACAGGCGGCCAGTACGCGTCTCGGTTTTGGTGTGAAAAAGACCATGATGATGGCGCAGCGTCTGTACGAAGCGGGCTACATCACTTATATGCGTACCGACTCGACCAACCTGAGTCAGGACGCCGTAAACATGGTGCGCGGTTATATCGGCGACAATTTTGGCAAGAAATATTTGCCAGAAAGTCCGAATCAGTACGCCAGCAAAGAAAACTCACAGGAAGCGCACGAAGCGATTCGTCCTTCTGATGTCTCCGTGCTGGCGGAAACGCTGAAGGATATGGAAGCCGATGCGCAGAAACTGTATCAACTGATCTGGCGTCAGTTTGTCGCCTGTCAGATGACGCCGGCGCAGTACGACTCCACCACGCTGACCGTTGGCGCGGGCGATTTCCGTCTGAAGGCGCGCGGTCGTATTCTTCGCTTCGACGGCTGGACGAAGGTGATGCCAGCGCTGCGTAAAGGTGACGAAGACCGGACGCTGCCGGCAGTCAATAAAGGCGATGCGCTGTCTCTGGTTGAACTGACCCCGGCTCAGCACTTCACCAAACCACCGGCGCGCTTCAGCGAAGCCTCGCTGGTGAAAGAGCTGGAAAAACGTGGAATTGGCCGCCCGTCGACCTATGCGTCGATCATTTCGACCATCCAGGATCGTGGCTATGTGCGCGTGGAAAACCGTCGCTTCTATGCGGAAAAAATGGGTGAGATTGTCACCGACCGCCTGGAAGAGAATTTCCGCGAGCTGATGAACTACGATTTCACCGCGCAGATGGAAAACAGCCTCGATCAGGTCGCGAATCACGAAACCGAATGGAAAGGCGTGCTCGACAACTTCTTCAGTGATTTTACTCAGCAACTGGACAAAGCTGAGAAGGATCCGGAAGAAGGGGGGATGCGTCCGAACCAGATGGTGTTGACCAGCATCGACTGCCCAACCTGCGGGCGTAAAATGGGGATTCGTACCGCCAGTACCGGCGTGTTCCTCGGTTGCTCCGGCTATGCGCTGTCGCCGAAAGAGCGCTGCAAAACCACCATTAATCTGGTGCCGGAAAACGAAGTCCTGAACGTGCTGGAAGGTGATGACGCGGAAACCAATGCCCTGCGCGCCAAGCGTCGTTGTCAGAAGTGCGGCACGGCGATGGACAGCTACCTGATCGATCCGAAGCGTAAGCTGCACGTCTGTGGTAATAACCCGACCTGCGACGGCTACGAGATCGAAGAGGGCGAATTCCGCATCAAAGGGTATGACGGTCCAATCGTCGAGTGCGAAAAATGTGGTTCTGAGATGCACCTGAAGATGGGGCGTTTCGGTAAGTACATGGCCTGTACCAACGACGAGTGCAAAAACACCCGTAAAATCCTGCGTAACGGTGAGGTTGCGCCGCCGAAAGAAGATCCGGTTCCGCTGCCAGAGTTGCCGTGTGAAAAATCGGATGCGTATTTCGTGCTGCGTGATGGTGCCGCCGGGGTGTTCCTGGCCGCCAATACCTTCCCGAAATCCCGTGAAACGCGTGCGCCGCTGGTGGAAGAGTTGTTCCGCTTCCGTGACCGCCTGCCGGAAAAACTGCGTTATCTGGCCGATGCGCCTCAGCAGGATCCTGAAGGCAATAAAACGCTGGTGCGTTTTAGCCGTAAGACCAAGCAGCAGTATGTTGCCGCTGAAAAGGACGGGAAAGCGACCGGCTGGTCAGCCTTCTTTGTTGATGGCAAATGGGTTGAAGGCAAGAAGTAA
- the acnA gene encoding aconitate hydratase AcnA: protein MSSTLREASKDTLQAKDKTYHYYSLPLAAKSLGDITRLPKSLKVLLENLLRCQDGDSVTQEDIQALAGWLKRAHADREIAYRPARVLMQDFTGVPAVVDLAAMREAVKRLGGDTAKVNPLSPVDLVIDHSVTVDHFGDDDAFEENVRLEMERNHERYVFLKWGQQAFSRFSVVPPGTGICHQVNLEYLGKAVWSELQDGEWLAYPDTLVGTDSHTTMINGLGVLGWGVGGIEAEAAMLGQPVSMLIPDVVGFKLTGKLREGITATDLVLTVTQMLRKHGVVGKFVEFYGDGLDSLPLADRATIANMSPEYGATCGFFPIDGVTLDYMRLSGRSEDQIELVEKYAKVQGMWRNSGDEPVFTSTLALDMNDVEASLAGPKRPQDRVALGDVPKAFAASSELELNTAQKDRQPVEYVLNGQSYQLPDGAVVISAITSCTNTSNPSVLMAAGLLAKNAVTLGLKRQPWVKASLAPGSKVVSDYLAKAKLTPYLDELGFNLVGYGCTTCIGNSGPLPEPIETAIKKGDLTVGAVLSGNRNFEGRIHPLVKTNWLASPPLVVAYALAGNMNINLAKDPLGHDRKGDPVYLKDIWPSAQEIARAVALVSSEMFHKEYAEVFEGTPEWKAINVDRSDTYGWQNDSTYIRLSPFFDEMQAQPAPVTDIHGARILAMLGDSVTTDHISPAGSIKADSPAGRYLQSRGVERKDFNSYGSRRGNHEVMMRGTFANIRIRNEMVPGVEGGMTRHLPGTEVLSIYDAAMQYQQENIPLAVIAGKEYGSGSSRDWAAKGPRLLGIRVVIAESFERIHRSNLIGMGILPLEFPQGVTRKTLGLTGEEAIDIADLQKLKPGATVPVTLTRADGHKEVVQCRCRIDTATELTYYQNDGILHYVIRNMLK, encoded by the coding sequence ATGTCGTCAACCCTACGAGAAGCCAGTAAGGATACACTGCAGGCCAAAGACAAAACCTACCACTACTACAGTCTGCCGCTGGCTGCGAAATCTCTGGGCGATATCACCCGTCTGCCCAAATCACTGAAAGTCTTACTGGAAAACCTGTTGCGCTGTCAGGACGGCGATTCCGTCACACAAGAGGATATTCAGGCGCTGGCAGGGTGGCTAAAGCGCGCCCATGCCGATCGCGAAATTGCCTACCGTCCTGCACGCGTGTTGATGCAGGACTTTACCGGCGTCCCGGCGGTGGTGGATCTCGCCGCGATGCGCGAAGCGGTGAAACGCCTGGGCGGCGATACCGCGAAAGTGAACCCCCTGTCGCCGGTGGATCTGGTTATTGACCACTCCGTCACCGTTGACCATTTTGGCGATGACGATGCGTTCGAAGAGAACGTGCGCCTCGAAATGGAGCGTAACCACGAGCGCTATGTGTTCCTGAAATGGGGCCAGCAGGCCTTCAGTCGCTTTAGCGTGGTACCGCCGGGAACCGGCATTTGCCACCAGGTTAACCTGGAATACCTCGGCAAAGCGGTCTGGAGCGAGCTGCAGGACGGTGAATGGCTGGCTTATCCGGATACGCTGGTCGGCACTGACTCACACACCACCATGATTAACGGTCTGGGCGTTCTGGGCTGGGGCGTGGGCGGTATAGAGGCTGAAGCGGCGATGCTGGGACAACCTGTTTCGATGCTGATCCCGGATGTGGTGGGCTTCAAACTGACTGGAAAACTGCGTGAGGGGATTACCGCAACGGATCTCGTGTTGACCGTCACTCAGATGCTGCGTAAGCACGGCGTGGTCGGAAAATTTGTCGAATTTTATGGCGACGGCCTGGACTCCTTACCGTTGGCTGACCGCGCCACCATCGCCAATATGTCGCCGGAATATGGCGCGACCTGCGGCTTCTTCCCGATCGATGGCGTGACGTTGGACTACATGCGCTTGAGCGGGCGCAGTGAAGATCAAATCGAACTGGTTGAAAAATACGCGAAAGTGCAGGGCATGTGGCGTAACTCCGGCGATGAACCGGTCTTCACCAGTACCCTGGCGCTGGATATGAATGATGTCGAGGCGAGCCTTGCCGGACCGAAACGTCCGCAGGATCGCGTCGCGCTGGGCGATGTGCCGAAAGCCTTTGCCGCCAGCAGTGAGCTGGAACTGAACACCGCGCAGAAAGATCGTCAACCCGTGGAGTACGTGCTGAACGGCCAGTCATACCAACTCCCTGACGGGGCTGTGGTGATTTCGGCGATAACGTCCTGCACCAACACCTCTAACCCGAGCGTGCTGATGGCGGCGGGTCTGTTGGCGAAAAACGCGGTGACGTTGGGACTGAAACGTCAGCCGTGGGTGAAAGCCTCGCTGGCACCGGGGTCGAAAGTGGTGTCGGATTATCTGGCCAAGGCGAAACTGACGCCGTATCTCGATGAACTGGGCTTTAACCTGGTGGGATATGGCTGCACGACCTGTATTGGTAACTCAGGGCCGCTGCCGGAACCTATCGAAACCGCGATTAAGAAGGGCGATCTGACCGTTGGCGCCGTGCTGTCAGGCAACCGTAACTTTGAAGGTCGTATCCACCCGCTGGTGAAAACCAACTGGCTGGCGTCTCCGCCGCTGGTGGTCGCCTATGCCCTCGCGGGCAACATGAACATCAACCTGGCGAAAGATCCGCTCGGTCATGACCGCAAAGGCGATCCGGTCTACCTGAAAGATATCTGGCCGTCGGCGCAGGAAATTGCCCGTGCGGTGGCGTTGGTCTCCTCAGAGATGTTCCACAAAGAATATGCGGAGGTGTTCGAAGGGACGCCAGAGTGGAAAGCGATCAACGTTGACCGCTCAGACACCTACGGCTGGCAAAACGATTCGACCTACATTCGCCTGTCGCCGTTCTTTGACGAGATGCAGGCGCAGCCCGCACCGGTGACCGATATTCACGGCGCACGCATTCTGGCGATGCTGGGGGATTCGGTGACCACCGACCACATTTCCCCTGCCGGGAGCATTAAGGCCGACAGTCCTGCCGGGCGTTATCTGCAAAGCCGCGGCGTGGAGCGCAAAGACTTTAACTCCTATGGCTCACGACGTGGGAATCATGAGGTGATGATGCGCGGGACGTTCGCCAACATTCGCATCCGTAACGAAATGGTGCCGGGTGTGGAAGGGGGAATGACGCGGCATCTTCCCGGCACGGAGGTGCTGTCTATCTATGACGCGGCAATGCAGTATCAGCAGGAGAACATTCCGCTGGCGGTGATTGCCGGCAAAGAGTACGGTTCGGGTTCCAGTCGTGACTGGGCTGCTAAAGGGCCGCGACTGCTGGGGATTCGCGTGGTCATCGCGGAGTCGTTCGAACGAATCCACCGCTCTAACCTGATTGGGATGGGTATCCTGCCTCTGGAATTTCCGCAGGGTGTGACGCGAAAAACGCTGGGGCTGACCGGGGAAGAGGCAATTGACATTGCCGATCTGCAAAAACTGAAACCTGGCGCGACGGTGCCGGTGACGTTAACCCGGGCTGACGGGCACAAAGAGGTGGTGCAGTGCCGCTGTCGTATCGATACGGCGACCGAGTTAACCTACTACCAGAACGACGGTATCTTGCATTATGTGATTCGCAATATGCTGAAGTAA